One Synechococcus sp. UW179A DNA segment encodes these proteins:
- a CDS encoding Nit6803 family nitrilase, with protein sequence MSTIKVAAAQIRPALFSLDGSLQRVLDAVAEAACQGVQLIVFPETFLPYYPYFSFVEPPVLMGRSHLALYEQAVVVPGPVTDAVGAAARQHEMQVLLGVNERDGGTLYNTQLLFNSCGEIALKRRKITPTYHERMVWGQGDGSGLKVVPTPLARVGALACWEHYNPLARYALMAQGEEIHCAQFPGSLVGPIFSEQTAVTMRHHALEAGCFVICSTGWLDPDDYASITSESSLHKAFQGGCHTAVISPEGRYLAGPLPEGEGLAIADLDLALITKRKRMMDSVGHYSRPELLSLHINSTPAVPVQDMTTSTVPLEPATVSDAISSMEGLNHV encoded by the coding sequence TTGTCTACAATTAAGGTTGCTGCAGCCCAGATCCGTCCTGCCCTTTTCAGTCTGGACGGATCCCTACAGAGGGTGCTCGATGCCGTGGCTGAAGCAGCATGCCAGGGTGTTCAGCTGATCGTATTTCCTGAAACATTCCTCCCGTATTACCCCTATTTTTCGTTTGTTGAACCACCGGTTTTGATGGGTCGTTCCCATCTGGCCCTCTACGAACAGGCCGTGGTGGTACCCGGCCCGGTAACTGATGCAGTTGGTGCTGCCGCACGCCAACACGAAATGCAGGTTCTCCTTGGTGTGAATGAACGTGATGGTGGGACGCTCTACAACACGCAGCTGTTGTTTAACAGTTGCGGCGAGATTGCTTTGAAGCGGCGGAAAATTACACCGACTTATCACGAGCGAATGGTCTGGGGTCAAGGTGACGGATCAGGCCTGAAGGTGGTGCCCACTCCACTGGCCCGCGTCGGAGCCCTGGCCTGTTGGGAGCATTACAACCCCCTTGCCCGTTACGCCTTGATGGCCCAGGGAGAGGAGATCCATTGCGCTCAGTTTCCCGGCTCGCTGGTGGGGCCGATCTTCAGTGAACAGACCGCCGTCACCATGCGTCATCACGCCCTGGAAGCAGGGTGTTTCGTGATCTGTTCCACCGGTTGGCTGGATCCCGATGACTATGCGTCGATCACGTCGGAGTCAAGCTTGCACAAAGCTTTTCAAGGGGGTTGTCATACCGCCGTGATTAGTCCCGAAGGTCGTTATCTTGCTGGCCCTTTGCCTGAAGGTGAGGGGTTGGCGATCGCCGATCTGGATCTCGCACTGATCACCAAGCGCAAACGGATGATGGACAGTGTCGGCCATTACAGCCGTCCTGAACTGCTGTCTCTTCACATCAACAGTACGCCCGCGGTTCCCGTTCAAGACATGACCACTTCGACGGTTCCACTAGAGCCAGCCACGGTTTCCGATGCAATTTCATCGATGGAGGGGTTGAACCATGTCTGA
- a CDS encoding MSMEG_0568 family radical SAM protein: MSELGRLVTELQVNGVRVDQVKGNPGRRGGAGPSDHRALELDGTTFMVPVYNDASASSPYRLASRGHALLIEGPAQTCAPEISTPREPAFYGLATADGISYRSIALLHSKDVLATTLLQTCMRFRDRSQSCQFCAIEQSIDNGALIRKTPEQVAEVAEAAVRLDGVKQLVMTTGTPNSDDRGARLMADTAEAVKRRVNLPIQGQCEPPEDPSWYRRMKESGIDSLGMHLEVVEPDVRQRILPGKSELSLERYYEAFADAVAVFGRGEVSTYLLAGLGDSKEALLACSRRLIDLGVYPFVVPFVPISGTPLESHPSPDSSFMVDVYQGVAAMLRSGDLHSDQMSAGCAKCGACSALALFEQVSS; encoded by the coding sequence ATGTCTGAGCTTGGCCGCTTGGTTACTGAACTCCAGGTGAATGGGGTTCGGGTTGACCAAGTGAAGGGCAACCCTGGAAGGCGGGGAGGGGCTGGTCCCTCCGATCACCGGGCGCTTGAGCTTGATGGCACCACTTTTATGGTGCCTGTTTATAACGATGCCTCCGCATCGTCGCCCTACAGGCTGGCGTCCAGAGGCCACGCTCTGTTGATCGAGGGTCCTGCGCAGACCTGTGCTCCAGAGATTTCAACTCCACGGGAGCCTGCGTTTTACGGCCTGGCGACTGCCGATGGAATTTCATACCGGTCCATCGCCTTGCTGCACAGCAAGGATGTCCTGGCGACCACGCTGCTGCAGACCTGCATGCGTTTCCGAGATCGATCGCAGTCCTGTCAGTTCTGCGCCATTGAACAGTCGATCGACAACGGCGCGTTGATTCGCAAAACCCCCGAGCAGGTTGCGGAGGTGGCTGAGGCTGCCGTCCGGCTGGACGGGGTCAAGCAACTGGTGATGACCACCGGCACGCCCAACAGTGATGATCGCGGCGCTCGCCTGATGGCCGATACCGCTGAAGCGGTGAAACGTCGTGTGAACCTCCCGATCCAGGGTCAGTGTGAACCGCCAGAGGATCCAAGCTGGTATCGGCGCATGAAGGAGTCTGGAATAGACAGCCTTGGCATGCATCTTGAGGTGGTGGAGCCGGATGTGCGACAGCGGATCCTTCCGGGGAAATCGGAGCTCAGCCTTGAGCGCTATTACGAAGCCTTCGCGGATGCCGTTGCGGTGTTCGGTCGTGGCGAGGTGTCAACCTATCTCCTGGCCGGTCTTGGCGACAGCAAGGAGGCCCTGCTTGCCTGCAGTCGCCGCTTGATTGATCTGGGGGTCTATCCCTTTGTGGTGCCCTTCGTTCCGATTTCTGGAACGCCACTCGAGAGTCATCCTTCACCAGATAGCTCCTTCATGGTCGACGTTTATCAGGGTGTTGCCGCAATGCTGCGATCGGGTGATCTGCACTCTGATCAGATGTCCGCCGGTTGTGCCAAATGCGGCGCCTGCTCGGCTCTCGCGCTGTTTGAACAGGTGTCCTCTTAG
- a CDS encoding MSMEG_0567/Sll0786 family nitrogen starvation N-acetyltransferase yields MVSCLDPSSRGIGRSTSSAPHVFMPSVRGGIGIDADDFRLSPTASSDRFTFHLLRFDATLLQGYWSLRRGIFCSEQHVFERSDCDELDAIAYPIAALHHSSDPAHDDAAGTNVVGVVRIVETEPRLWYGGRLGVHRDFRCHNQIGKGLIWKAVTTANGWGCDRFLATVQIQNVRFFRRLHWISVDELEIRGIRHHLMQADLAYYSPSREQRPIAVSQVSFAA; encoded by the coding sequence ATGGTTTCTTGTCTGGATCCCAGCAGCCGTGGCATAGGTCGTAGCACCAGTTCGGCACCGCACGTGTTCATGCCCTCCGTGCGTGGCGGGATCGGCATCGATGCCGACGACTTTCGCCTGTCGCCCACGGCGAGTTCAGACCGTTTCACGTTTCATCTGCTGCGTTTCGATGCCACGCTCCTGCAGGGGTACTGGTCGTTGCGACGGGGCATTTTCTGCAGTGAACAGCATGTGTTCGAGCGCTCTGATTGTGATGAGCTCGACGCGATCGCCTACCCGATTGCTGCGCTGCACCACAGCTCCGACCCAGCCCATGACGACGCCGCTGGCACCAATGTGGTCGGCGTGGTTCGGATCGTTGAGACGGAACCGCGTCTCTGGTATGGCGGCCGTCTTGGTGTGCATCGTGATTTCCGCTGTCATAACCAGATCGGCAAAGGGTTGATCTGGAAAGCTGTCACCACAGCGAATGGTTGGGGATGCGACCGCTTTCTCGCCACGGTGCAGATACAGAATGTTCGCTTTTTCCGTCGCTTGCACTGGATCTCGGTCGATGAGCTTGAGATACGCGGCATACGCCACCACCTGATGCAGGCTGACCTCGCCTACTACTCACCGTCCCGTGAGCAACGTCCGATCGCAGTGTCCCAGGTGTCGTTCGCGGCGTGA
- a CDS encoding sll0787 family AIR synthase-like protein: MSDERLVNALLRKSGLLAKGDVRSAAATFRHQPFPQLGLAGMLGDDTAVVPAQTGKLLLACEGMHPDLVEEDPWFAGWSGVLVNLSDIAAMGGRPLALVNSVWSGHAEGMSALLEGMRFACDRFGVPMVGGHSNQQSSYQALSVAVLGVAEGPVLSARAACPGDELWLLINKAGSFYRHYPFWDAATHASPERLRTQLALLPALAAAQLVHAAKDISMGGMTGTAVMFAEACGYQLILDLDAVERPDDVPDEAWLTCFPSFGYLLAVDPTCTRSLAQMLSSEKTLICCRIGHFAEGDCSVLLQQAGVKHRFWDGGDGLTGFGCVR; encoded by the coding sequence GTGAGTGACGAACGTCTTGTGAATGCCTTGCTCAGGAAAAGTGGCCTTCTGGCCAAGGGGGACGTTCGCTCAGCGGCTGCCACCTTTCGCCATCAACCGTTTCCACAACTGGGATTAGCCGGGATGTTAGGTGACGACACCGCTGTGGTGCCTGCCCAGACCGGCAAGCTGCTGTTGGCCTGTGAGGGGATGCATCCCGACCTAGTCGAGGAGGATCCTTGGTTCGCGGGCTGGAGTGGGGTGCTGGTCAACCTCAGTGACATCGCGGCCATGGGTGGTCGACCGCTGGCTCTTGTGAACAGTGTGTGGAGCGGCCATGCCGAGGGAATGAGCGCCCTGCTGGAGGGAATGCGCTTTGCCTGCGATCGCTTTGGCGTCCCGATGGTGGGTGGCCATTCCAATCAGCAGAGCTCCTATCAGGCACTCTCGGTTGCCGTTTTAGGTGTGGCGGAGGGTCCAGTCCTCTCCGCGCGCGCGGCATGTCCGGGTGATGAGCTGTGGTTGCTGATCAACAAGGCCGGAAGCTTTTACCGCCACTACCCCTTCTGGGATGCCGCGACCCATGCATCGCCTGAGCGACTTCGTACACAGCTGGCACTGCTGCCGGCTCTGGCTGCCGCACAACTGGTGCACGCCGCCAAGGACATCAGCATGGGTGGAATGACCGGCACCGCGGTGATGTTCGCCGAAGCCTGCGGTTACCAATTGATCCTTGATCTGGATGCTGTGGAACGTCCTGATGACGTCCCAGACGAAGCCTGGCTTACCTGTTTTCCAAGCTTCGGATACCTTCTGGCTGTCGACCCCACGTGCACCCGATCCCTTGCGCAGATGCTGTCGAGCGAAAAGACGCTGATTTGCTGCCGAATCGGACACTTTGCCGAGGGTGATTGCAGCGTGCTGTTGCAACAGGCCGGGGTGAAGCATCGCTTCTGGGATGGAGGCGATGGGCTCACTGGTTTTGGCTGTGTTCGATGA
- a CDS encoding MSMEG_0570 family nitrogen starvation response protein produces the protein MPEVRFQLEWPDGQSSTLYSPSTVILDYLQPGDSLLVSELESRGVEALRAASERVRERYGFACTRTHEEESQLRQWISRYSSDDIVRVVGPLT, from the coding sequence ATGCCTGAAGTTCGTTTTCAACTGGAGTGGCCTGACGGGCAGTCCAGCACTCTGTATTCGCCATCTACGGTGATTCTGGATTATTTACAACCCGGTGATTCGCTGTTGGTTTCTGAGCTTGAGTCGCGTGGCGTCGAAGCGCTTCGCGCGGCATCAGAGCGAGTTCGCGAACGTTATGGTTTTGCCTGCACGCGCACCCATGAAGAGGAATCCCAGCTGCGCCAGTGGATCTCCCGCTACAGCTCCGATGACATCGTTCGTGTTGTTGGACCACTGACTTGA
- a CDS encoding DUF1348 family protein translates to MSAPPPLFLLTITLETARQKVPMAENVWNSKNSEKVSLAYIESSVRLNRSEFIYGLTKPIGADGIYTTFLDVDKDDFSGR, encoded by the coding sequence ATGTCTGCCCCCCCCCCCCTCTTTCTTCTCACAATCACCCTTGAAACTGCCCGTCAGAAAGTGCCTATGGCTGAAAATGTCTGGAACAGCAAAAATTCAGAAAAGGTATCACTTGCTTACATCGAGAGTAGCGTTCGGCTAAACCGCAGTGAATTCATCTATGGCCTAACGAAACCTATAGGAGCAGATGGGATTTATACCACTTTTCTGGATGTCGATAAAGATGATTTTTCTGGCCGATGA